A window from Caldisericaceae bacterium encodes these proteins:
- the dnaA gene encoding chromosomal replication initiator protein DnaA, protein MNTWEKVLNQLKEILSVPAFETWFRPVEFVDENEEELILKVPSNLIRELLETKFAGLIKITIQEQTGKDLQLNIIVQEKKPKEPPVIIMNNITLHKDYTFEEFIVGSSNELAYAAAKNVALNPGKAYNPLYIYGGVGLGKTHLLHAIGHELIRNFGEKISIIYTSTEKFTNEVIYAIQNAQSNTDLIDRFHKKYRNTDVLLIDDIQFLAGKERTQEEFFHTFNALYEAGKQIVITSDVPPKDLPTLEDRLRTRFEVGLIADISPPDFETRVAILKKKAQKENITINDDVVNYIAENIFSNIRELEGALIRLIAKASLLNQNITVEFAKKALSDIIKQADTPITINKIKKIVSEYFGIDIESLSDKKRTQNIVLPRQVAMYLARKFTDLSLPQIGEAFGGRDHTTVMHAFNKIEEEIKKTETMSALVSEIIERLKE, encoded by the coding sequence ATGAATACCTGGGAAAAAGTATTAAACCAATTAAAAGAAATACTAAGTGTACCAGCATTTGAAACATGGTTTAGACCTGTTGAATTTGTAGATGAAAATGAAGAAGAACTCATACTCAAGGTGCCATCAAACCTCATTAGGGAACTACTTGAAACTAAATTCGCAGGTCTTATTAAGATAACAATTCAAGAACAAACCGGTAAAGATCTTCAACTTAATATTATAGTCCAGGAAAAGAAACCCAAAGAACCTCCGGTAATCATCATGAACAACATTACACTCCACAAAGATTACACCTTTGAAGAGTTTATTGTGGGAAGCAGTAATGAATTAGCCTATGCAGCGGCAAAGAATGTTGCTTTAAATCCAGGTAAGGCATATAACCCACTCTACATTTATGGTGGAGTAGGACTTGGAAAAACACACTTACTCCACGCAATAGGCCATGAACTAATAAGAAACTTCGGAGAGAAAATATCAATTATATACACAAGCACAGAAAAGTTTACAAATGAAGTGATTTATGCTATTCAAAACGCACAGAGCAATACTGACCTTATAGACAGGTTTCATAAAAAATACAGGAACACCGACGTGCTCCTTATCGATGATATACAATTTCTTGCAGGAAAAGAAAGAACACAGGAAGAATTCTTCCATACATTTAACGCCCTTTATGAAGCAGGCAAGCAAATCGTAATTACTTCTGATGTGCCTCCAAAAGATCTTCCGACTCTTGAAGATAGGTTAAGAACACGTTTTGAGGTTGGTCTCATTGCAGATATTTCTCCGCCAGACTTTGAAACAAGAGTTGCAATCCTTAAAAAGAAGGCGCAAAAAGAGAACATTACGATAAATGATGATGTTGTAAACTACATCGCAGAAAACATCTTTTCAAATATAAGGGAACTTGAAGGCGCTCTTATTAGGCTTATTGCAAAAGCATCGCTACTAAATCAGAACATCACTGTTGAGTTTGCTAAGAAGGCACTTTCTGATATTATTAAGCAAGCAGATACCCCGATCACTATTAATAAAATTAAAAAAATCGTATCTGAATATTTTGGCATAGATATAGAAAGCCTCTCAGATAAAAAGAGAACCCAAAATATAGTTCTTCCAAGACAAGTTGCAATGTATCTTGCAAGAAAATTTACAGACCTTTCACTTCCCCAAATAGGAGAAGCCTTTGGTGGAAGAGACCATACAACGGTAATGCACGCATTTAATAAAATCGAAGAAGAGATAAAAAAAACGGAAACAATGAGTGCTCTTGTAAGCGAAATTATTGAAAGGTTAAAGGAGTAG
- a CDS encoding 5'-nucleotidase C-terminal domain-containing protein, which translates to MKKFLLILVVLIVVASSFTPRVYNAMGNSTSYGNVDVDVLVERGVIQGFPDGSLHLERPITRAEFAKMLVKAFPYDYIPWFNLPKYSCKDLGKNFWASPYIETLLRAKVLIGKDNYFKPNDPILFEDAILALSKALKIQDTNVPDVISSFKDANLLTEEVKPLVNYFVYKGFYKVEGDALGVQKPLTRGTFTHILASSRFPVITILHTNDFHMYLLGSTDKKTKQPIGGSARIYTLVKNERAYNPDRTLLVDAGDAIGGGPPIGAFFYGKDVIEVYNAMGYNYATFGNHEFDWGKDLLAQRVNEAKYTYVCSNVIDTTTNSTFMSKPYDIKPLGFVKLGIFGVVTPQLPILVNPNGISNLEVKDPVSTATSVVSTLKESSDYIILLSHLGYAASNYYTGDIGDVQLASKVSGINLIIGGHTHTALDKPTVVDNTYIVQTGSYGNNLGRVRLYFETTANSVRLAKLDYKLLPVDKNVEEDSTISSIIKPYNDEITKKMSEVIGEALVDLDGSSPNIRTKETNLGDFISDWMREVAGADITITNGGGIRASIPKGPITVGNVYTTLPFNNLILLLTLKGSDVLSALENGFSQVEAVSGRFPQVSGIRVKVDLGKKPGSRVVEVKLLDGTPIDPNKYYTVATNDFMAAGGDGYASLKNATSIKIVTGNYMRDDLVAYIKAHPKVSKEIDGRITFVQP; encoded by the coding sequence ATGAAGAAATTTTTATTAATTTTAGTTGTGCTTATCGTTGTTGCCTCTTCATTTACACCAAGAGTTTACAATGCAATGGGTAATTCTACTTCTTACGGCAACGTCGATGTAGATGTGCTTGTTGAACGTGGTGTAATCCAGGGTTTCCCAGATGGCTCTCTTCACCTTGAGAGACCAATAACAAGAGCGGAATTTGCGAAAATGCTTGTAAAGGCTTTCCCTTACGATTACATTCCGTGGTTTAATCTTCCAAAGTATTCCTGTAAAGATTTGGGAAAGAACTTTTGGGCTTCTCCTTACATTGAAACTCTCTTAAGAGCAAAAGTCCTAATCGGCAAAGATAATTACTTTAAACCAAACGACCCCATACTTTTTGAAGATGCCATTCTTGCTCTTTCAAAAGCTTTAAAAATTCAAGACACTAACGTGCCAGATGTAATTTCGTCTTTTAAAGACGCAAATTTACTTACCGAAGAAGTAAAACCACTTGTAAATTATTTTGTCTACAAGGGATTTTATAAGGTAGAAGGAGATGCACTTGGTGTTCAAAAACCACTTACGAGAGGAACATTTACACACATTTTAGCTTCTTCTCGCTTTCCTGTGATTACCATTCTTCATACAAACGATTTCCATATGTATCTTTTGGGTTCTACTGATAAGAAAACCAAACAACCAATTGGTGGGAGTGCAAGAATTTATACTCTTGTAAAAAATGAAAGAGCCTATAACCCCGATAGAACTCTTCTTGTTGATGCAGGAGATGCAATTGGTGGCGGTCCTCCTATCGGTGCCTTCTTCTACGGTAAAGACGTAATTGAAGTTTATAATGCAATGGGATACAACTATGCAACATTTGGCAACCATGAATTTGACTGGGGTAAGGATCTTTTAGCACAAAGAGTAAACGAAGCTAAATACACTTATGTGTGTTCTAATGTTATTGATACGACTACAAATTCTACATTTATGAGTAAGCCATATGATATCAAGCCATTAGGTTTTGTTAAACTCGGTATTTTTGGAGTTGTAACTCCTCAGCTTCCAATTTTAGTTAATCCAAATGGTATTTCTAACCTTGAGGTAAAAGACCCTGTTTCTACTGCAACAAGCGTTGTGTCAACGCTTAAAGAGAGTTCAGATTATATTATATTGCTTTCCCATCTTGGCTATGCGGCATCCAACTATTACACAGGAGATATTGGAGATGTTCAGCTTGCTTCCAAAGTTTCAGGAATAAACTTGATTATAGGTGGGCACACACATACAGCTCTTGATAAGCCGACTGTTGTTGATAATACTTACATTGTGCAGACAGGTTCATACGGAAATAATCTTGGGAGAGTAAGGCTCTATTTTGAAACAACGGCAAATTCAGTAAGACTTGCAAAGCTAGACTACAAACTTTTACCTGTTGATAAAAACGTAGAAGAAGACTCTACAATTTCCTCAATAATTAAACCTTATAACGATGAAATTACAAAGAAGATGAGCGAAGTGATCGGTGAAGCACTTGTTGACCTTGATGGCTCTAGCCCAAATATAAGAACTAAAGAAACTAATCTTGGTGACTTTATTTCTGATTGGATGAGAGAAGTTGCAGGTGCAGATATTACCATAACAAACGGAGGAGGAATAAGAGCATCGATTCCTAAAGGACCTATTACTGTAGGTAATGTATATACCACACTACCTTTTAATAATCTTATTCTCCTTCTCACATTGAAGGGATCCGATGTTCTTTCGGCTCTTGAGAATGGTTTCTCACAGGTTGAAGCAGTTTCAGGAAGATTTCCACAGGTATCTGGTATTAGGGTAAAAGTAGACCTCGGGAAAAAACCAGGAAGTAGGGTTGTTGAAGTAAAACTGTTAGATGGAACTCCCATTGATCCCAATAAATACTATACAGTTGCAACAAACGACTTTATGGCTGCAGGTGGCGATGGTTATGCATCTCTCAAGAATGCAACTTCAATAAAGATTGTTACAGGCAATTACATGAGAGATGACCTTGTTGCGTATATAAAAGCTCATCCTAAGGTATCTAAGGAAATTGACGGAAGAATAACATTTGTGCAACCATAA
- the thyX gene encoding FAD-dependent thymidylate synthase produces MALTPSVTLFAYTPNPERVVATAMRQSRYKGNVKEIDLSEEDIKRLINLALNLGHMSVFEHISFSFAIVGISRACSHQFVRHRFFSFTQQSQRYIKFDQPLFITPPTILNRLEALEIYNNLMDEILDTYKKLLSIGIPEEDARFVLPNATETKIVATANARELMHFFKLRMDKHAQWEIRTLAELMFELVSSIAPNIFNKDNIKYFE; encoded by the coding sequence ATGGCATTAACACCTTCTGTAACTCTATTTGCCTATACACCCAACCCTGAAAGAGTTGTTGCAACAGCAATGCGTCAATCTCGCTATAAAGGTAATGTAAAGGAAATAGACCTAAGTGAAGAAGATATTAAAAGACTCATAAACCTTGCATTGAATCTTGGACATATGTCCGTTTTTGAACATATCTCATTCTCTTTTGCTATTGTTGGAATATCAAGGGCTTGTTCTCATCAGTTTGTAAGGCATAGATTTTTTTCATTCACTCAACAAAGTCAAAGATACATAAAATTTGACCAACCTCTTTTTATTACCCCTCCAACAATTTTAAACAGGTTAGAGGCATTGGAAATTTACAATAATCTAATGGATGAGATATTAGATACATACAAAAAACTACTTTCAATTGGTATCCCAGAAGAAGATGCACGTTTTGTTTTGCCTAATGCAACAGAGACAAAAATCGTTGCAACAGCAAATGCAAGAGAGTTGATGCACTTTTTTAAATTACGCATGGATAAACATGCTCAATGGGAGATAAGAACACTTGCAGAACTAATGTTTGAGCTTGTTAGTTCCATTGCTCCAAATATATTTAATAAGGATAATATAAAATATTTTGAATAA
- a CDS encoding ribonucleoside triphosphate reductase: MIKFVQKRDGRIVAFEKEKIINAILKAGNATHEFGRDTAEFLTNIVCIEINETKVEPLNIEVIQNKIEEVLMRKGFYQTAKAFILYREKRRELREFKNHLNVLELFESYIGESTWEVHENANIDYSIQGLKSFITGKAESIYWLEKVYPKKISQYHKDGFVHIHNLSFLGAYCVGWDLEDLIRRGFGGVPGKPYSTPAKHLSSLLGQMMNFLFTLQNEAAGAVAFSSFDTYLAPFVYFDKLTYKEVKQQIQEFVYNMNQTMRTGGQSPFSNITVDLTPHPLLKDKPVIVAGKEQDITYGMLQKEMDIINKALFETFIEGDGHGRPFTFPIPTINITKDFDWDNPVLSPVWEATAKYGTPYFANYINSDLKPEDARSMCCRLKLDTRELKNKGGGGLFGSAPLTGSVGVITVNLPRIAYLSKKNINEFYNMLDDILVAAKEGLEEKRKTVEKFTEMGLYPYSKIYLEPIKESFGHYWENHFNTIGIIGMNEALQMLFDPEVDMGTQKGIDFAVQTMLHIREKLKQFQEETGHLFNLEATPSESTAYSLALKDKKDFKNIITAGTPDNPYYTNSTILPVNYTDDPFEVAALQEPTQRLYTGGCVVHFFVGERLKSNDVKTFVRKILSNFELPYITVTPTFSICPKHGYIPGEHEYCPYCDEELIEKTKRGEVSKKVDLKIDLKL, from the coding sequence ATGATTAAATTCGTTCAAAAAAGAGATGGTAGAATTGTAGCCTTTGAAAAGGAAAAAATAATAAATGCAATATTAAAAGCAGGTAATGCAACTCATGAATTTGGAAGAGACACTGCTGAGTTTCTTACAAACATCGTTTGTATAGAGATAAACGAAACTAAGGTAGAACCTCTTAACATTGAAGTTATACAAAACAAAATAGAAGAAGTTTTAATGCGGAAAGGGTTTTACCAAACGGCAAAGGCATTTATTCTCTACAGAGAAAAAAGAAGGGAGTTACGAGAATTCAAAAATCATCTCAACGTCCTAGAACTCTTTGAGTCCTACATCGGCGAATCAACCTGGGAAGTCCACGAAAACGCAAATATTGACTACTCAATTCAAGGCCTTAAATCCTTTATTACAGGTAAAGCCGAAAGTATTTACTGGCTTGAAAAGGTATACCCTAAAAAGATTTCCCAATACCATAAAGATGGCTTTGTGCATATCCATAACTTGTCATTTTTAGGTGCATATTGCGTAGGTTGGGATCTTGAAGACTTAATAAGGCGAGGCTTTGGTGGTGTGCCTGGAAAACCGTATTCTACCCCTGCAAAACATTTATCTAGCTTATTAGGACAAATGATGAACTTCCTTTTTACTCTACAAAATGAAGCTGCAGGAGCCGTTGCATTCTCTTCGTTTGATACGTATCTTGCCCCATTTGTTTACTTTGACAAATTGACCTATAAAGAAGTTAAACAACAAATCCAGGAGTTTGTTTACAATATGAACCAAACGATGCGAACAGGAGGGCAATCACCGTTTTCAAACATTACTGTGGATTTGACACCCCATCCGTTATTGAAAGATAAACCTGTTATTGTAGCTGGAAAAGAGCAAGATATAACTTACGGAATGCTCCAAAAAGAAATGGATATTATAAACAAAGCACTTTTTGAAACATTTATAGAGGGCGATGGACACGGAAGACCATTTACTTTTCCAATTCCAACAATTAACATAACAAAAGATTTTGACTGGGATAATCCTGTTTTATCCCCAGTGTGGGAAGCAACCGCAAAATATGGCACGCCATATTTTGCAAACTATATAAATTCTGATTTAAAACCAGAAGATGCAAGGTCTATGTGTTGCAGACTAAAGCTCGACACTCGAGAACTTAAAAACAAAGGTGGAGGCGGTTTATTCGGCTCGGCACCCCTTACAGGTTCTGTTGGTGTTATCACGGTTAACCTTCCACGTATTGCGTATCTATCTAAAAAGAACATTAACGAATTTTATAACATGTTGGATGATATCCTTGTTGCAGCAAAAGAAGGGCTTGAAGAAAAGAGAAAAACAGTTGAGAAATTTACAGAAATGGGACTATACCCCTATTCAAAAATCTATTTAGAGCCAATAAAAGAGTCTTTTGGACATTACTGGGAAAACCACTTTAACACAATCGGAATAATTGGTATGAACGAGGCCTTACAGATGCTTTTTGACCCAGAAGTTGACATGGGGACTCAGAAGGGCATTGATTTTGCTGTGCAAACGATGCTTCATATAAGAGAGAAGTTAAAACAATTTCAAGAGGAGACTGGGCATCTTTTCAACCTGGAAGCAACACCATCTGAATCGACAGCATATTCACTTGCTCTTAAAGATAAAAAAGACTTTAAAAACATTATTACAGCAGGAACACCCGACAACCCTTACTATACAAATTCAACAATACTTCCTGTAAACTATACCGACGATCCTTTTGAAGTTGCAGCACTCCAAGAACCAACGCAAAGACTCTATACAGGCGGTTGTGTAGTGCATTTCTTTGTAGGAGAAAGGCTGAAAAGTAACGATGTAAAAACATTCGTAAGGAAAATTCTTTCTAATTTTGAACTTCCATACATAACGGTAACACCGACATTCTCTATTTGCCCAAAACATGGGTATATTCCAGGAGAACACGAATACTGTCCTTACTGTGATGAAGAATTAATTGAAAAAACAAAAAGAGGAGAAGTTAGTAAGAAAGTAGATTTAAAAATAGATTTAAAACTTTAA